CGTCGAACTCCAGCGCCTCGTCGACGTCCTGTTCCTCGACGAAGACCGACCATCGGATCCCGATGGCGGCGCCCGGTTCGTCCTGGTCAGTCACGACGACTTCACTGGTCACGACCGGGAGTACGACCAGACGGCGAAAAGCATTCTCATCATCGAAGCTCCGTCTCCATCTCGACGTGGGGGATGCCGGCCTCCTCGAAGACGTCGCTGGTCGTCTGATAGTCGAGCGCGCGGTAGAACCCCTCGACGCTCGTCTGGGCGTGCAGCCGGAGTCGGTCGAGGCCGCGGCGGCGGGCCTCGTCCTCGACGGCGGCCATCAGCCGGCGGCCCCATCCCTCGCCGCGGTGGTCGGGGAGGACGGCGACTCGCTCGACCTTCCCGGTCGCGTCGTCGACCCGCCGTAGCCGTGCGGTCCCCACCGGGTCGCCCGCCTCGCACGCGAGGAAGTGGACGGCGGCGGCGTCGCGGCCGTCGCGCTCGCGGTCCTCGGGGACGCCCTGCTCCTCGACGAAGACGGCCCTGCGGACGGACAGTGCGGGCTCCAGCGACTCGTCGTCGACGCGTTCGACGCCGGCTTCGGGCACGCGGGCGCGTAGGTACCGGATCAACAAGGAGTTTTCCGCCTCGCAGTCCGGCAGAGCCGCGCGGCCGGTCCGACGGTCGAAACCGGTGGTCGCACCCGCCCCTCTTAAACACCATTAGCCAGCAAGCAGTCCCCGGTTTCGCGTGGTCCTACTAGGGGAAGGCGACCATGGACAGACGCCAGTACCTCGCGAGAGTCGGATCCGGACTAGTCGTCGGAACAGGAGCGCTCGCGGGGTGTACGTCGCCGGGCGCGGAGGAGGCCACCGAGACGGAGGCCGGGGGTGAGGAAACGGAGCCGGAGGCCACGGAAGCGGAGGGGACCCCGACCGAGGGCGTCGAGACGGCGAGGAACGAGACGAATGGCAACGAGTCGGCCGGCGGGACCGGAGGCGGCGGAAGCGAGGTGGCGATGATCACCGAGGGTCAGGACTACATCTTCGATCCGATCGGCCTCTACGTCGAGCCCGGAGCGACGGTCACCTGGGTCAACGAGTCCGGAAGCCACTCCTCGACGGCGTACACCGAGGACAATCCCCAGTCCGAGGTGAATCGGATCCCCGAGGGCGCCGAGGGCTGGAACAGCGGGACGCTCACCGACGAGGGGGCCGAGTTCATGCACACCTTCGATACGGAGGGGACCTACGACTACTACTGCATCCCGCACAAGACTCTCGGGATGGTCGGGCGGATCGTGGTCGGCGAGCCCAGCGGATTCGAGGATGACCCGCCGGACGGCGCGGTGCCGTCCGAGCAACGGATCGTCGACGAGGGCGCGGTAGCCGCAGGCGACTTCGAGGGGTAAGCCCCGCCCCGGTAGGGAAGCGATTTTCCGGAGGCCGCCGACACCGGCTGAACCCGGAGTCCGGTTCGCGTCCGTCGAATGCGCGCGCCGGCGCGGTCGAGAACCGGTATCGCAGCCCCGCCTGGGAGTCCGCCGACGAAGGGCGCTGTGGAGCGCCGTCTTTTTGTCAGCGGTCCGAGCACGGACCGCATGGACCGAGTCCGCGTTTCGACGGGCACCGACTGGGAGCCGCGGGTGGGCTACTCACGGGCGATCAGAACCGGAGACCACGTCCACGTCGCCGGGACGACGGCCACGGACGACGACGGGGCGGTCGTCGCGCCGGGCGACCCCGAGGCGCAGACGCAGCGTGCACTGGAGATAATCGAGGCCGCGCTGGCCGGGGCCGGTGCCGACCGCTCGGACGTGGTGCGGACGCGGCTGTTCGTCACGGACGTCGACGACTGGGAGGCGATCGGTGAGGTCCACGGAGAGTACTTCGGCGACGTGCGACCGGCCGCGACGATGGTCGAGGTCGAGCGACTGATCGATCCGGACGCGGTGGTCGAGATCGAAGCGACGGCGATCGTCGGAGAACGGAGGGACTGCGGAACGTGAGGCGCCGGCCGATCAGGCGTCGTCGGGGCTGTAGTTGGGCGCCTCGTCCGTGATCATCACGTCGTGGGGGTGGCTCTCCTGCTGGCCGGCCGCGGAGACGCGGACGAACTCGGCGCGCTCCTTGAACTCGGGGATGGTCTCGGCGCCGACGTAGCCCATGCCGGACTGCATGCCACCGACGAGCTGGTGGAGCTCGTCCGCCAGCGGGCCCTTGTACGGCGTCGCGGCCTCCACGCCCTCGGGGACGAACTCCTCGTCCTCCTCTTCCTCCTTGAGGTAGCGCTCGCCGCTGCCCTCTGACATCGCGCCGACGCTCCCCATGCCGCGGTACTGCTTGTACTTCTTGCCGTTCATCGTGATGACGCGACCCGGCGCCTCGTCGGTACCGGCGAAGTACGAGCCGAGCATGACGGCGTCGGCACCGGCGGCGATGGCCTTGATCGCGTCGCCGGAGTAGCGGATGCCGCCGTCGGCGATGACGGGCACGTCGTGCTGGCTGGCCACGTCGGCCACCTGCGAGACGGCCGTGATCTGCGGCATGCCGGCACCGGTGACGACGCGAGTCGTACAGATCGAGCCGGGGCCGATGCCGACCTTGACGCCGTCCGCGAAGTCGACGACGTCCTCCGCGGCCTCGCGGGTGCCGATGTTGCCGACGACGACGTCGGCGTCGACGGTCTCCTTGATCTCGCGGGCGCTCTCGATGACGTTCAGGTTGTGCGCGTGGGCGCAGTCGATGAACAGCACGTCGACGCCGGCCTCGTCGGCGGCCTCTGCGCGGTCAACCTCGAAGGGACCCACGGCGGCGCCGGCGATGGGGCGGCCGTCCTCGTCGCGGGCGGCCTGGTCGTACTCGCGGCGCTGGAGGATCCCCTGCATCGTGACGAGGCCGATGAGGCGGTCGTCGTCGTCGACGATGGGGACGCGCTCGATCTTGTGCTCGTACATCAGCTCCAGCGCCTCCCGCGGCGTGACGTCCTCGCCGGCGGTGATGACCTCGTCGGTCATCGCCTCGCTGACCTGGTCCTCCTCGCCGACCTCCAGGTACGGGCGGATGTCGGTGCCGGAGATGATGCCCAGAACCTCGTCGTCCTCGTCGACGACCGGGGCGCCAGAGACGCCCTGGCGGCTCATCATCTCGTCGACCTCGCGGACGGTCTGGTCGGGCTCGGCGGTGACGACGTCCCGGATGATCAGCTCGTCGGCGCGCTTGACGCGCTCGATCTCCGCGACCATCTGGTCGACGTCCATGTTCTGGTGGAGGACGCCGAGGCCGCCGTGGCGTGCCATTGCGATCGCCAGGTCGCTCTCCGTGACGGTGTCCATCGCCGCGGAGAGGACGGGCACGTTCAGCGTGACGTTCGTCGAGACGCGCGTCGTGGTGTCGGCCTCGTCCGGCTCGACGCGGGACTCCTTGGGTCTGAGGAGCACGTCGTCGAACGTCAGGGCCTCCGGTACGCGGAGCTTCTCCGAGAAGGGCTCGGGCTCGTTCGCCATGTAAATCGTCGCAGACGACAGGTCAAAAGCGTTGCGAGAGCGCGACAGCGTGCAGGACCGTCCCACGACGGTACGGGAAGAGCAGGGGCGGGCGGCACAGAAACCTCCGGTAGGAGAGAACGTACGTCCAGTTTCGAGGCCGAGAGGCTGTAATACCTGAACGAATACCCGGGATAGCAATACGAATCGAGTGGTGTGGGGACGAAACTCACACAACGCTTATGCATGAATCAATGATAATTACATACATGCGCTCCGCCAGCGCCACCATCGAGAACACCGCCCGTGGAACGACCGTCGACCAGTCGGTCGTGAAAACATTCGGGGGGACGCGCTGGCGGAACGGCTTCGGCGACCGGTCCGGCGGACGGTACCGACGCCGAGAGTACCCACTGGCCGCGGGTGACGGCCCCAGTCCCTGATGAGCAGCTCCCAGCATCCGGTTGCCCTCGCCCTCGAGCGACGCGTCGGCGGCGCGACCAGGCTCCTCGCGACGGTGATGCTCCTGCCCCTGCTGGACGGGGTGTTCGTCGCCGTCGTCCTCGCGGGCGGGCTCACGACCGTCACCGGCATCGTCGAGGTCGGCCTGCTCGTGTTCGGCGGGTCCGCGACCCTCGCGGTCATCCTCGCGGAGATGGAGGGTTCACCGAAAAGGATGGCCGTCTCGATCCTGACTGTCGGGGCCGTGGTCATCGCCGGCGCGGTCCTCGTCGCGGCGCTCGCGCCGACCGTCCGCGGACTGCTCCGACTGGAGGTGTTCGAGCGCTTCGCCGCCGTCATCATCCTCGCCATCGCGGGCCGCACAGCCAGCGCCCGGATCGGCGAGTGGCTGCCCCGCCCGTCTATCATCCTCCTGCTGGGGTTCGTCGCGAGCGTGACCCCCACCGGCGTGAGCCTGACCGTCCAGACGGATCCGGCGCTCATGCTCCGCGCGGCGGCGTCCGCCGGCGTCGGCGTCGCCTTCGCCCTCGCCGCCGCGCTCAGCGCCCCGTGGCTCCGCAACGCCGTCGACATCGATCGCTTCCGCTTCGGCAGCGCCGTCGCGCTGGGCGTCCTCCCGCTGTCCATCTTCGGCGTCCTCGGAAACGCCCCCGTCGCGCTGGCCGTCCTCGGCGTGACGACGCTGCTGTCCTTCGACCCCCAGCGGGCCCGAGAGCGCGACGCCGAGTGGGACCCCGACCACGTCGACGTCACCGCCGCATTCGCCGACGGCGGGGCGTCACAGGGCGTCGGCCACGACGAGGCCGACTCCGAACCCCATCCGACCGTCGACGTCGACGAGGAGGTGGAGGAGGACGTCGACGAGGACCGCCTCCCGTGGCTGTGAGTGATACTGACGGCTGTCCCAGTGAGACCGTGTTCGGCGCTCCGGGCGTCGAATCCGCCCCGTACGGGCAACCGGCAGTATGAGAAGGTTTAGGGCCGTCACGGTCCACCTCGCTTCCATGACCGAGAACCGCGTGGTTCAGGGTCGGATGGTCACCCCTGAGAGCCTCGCCGAGCTGATTGAGGACGAAGACGTCCTGGACGCCGAGGACATCGAGGACGCCGACCGCGAGTGCCCCGACTGCGGCGGCGACGTCATCGCCGTCGGCTACATGCCCAGCGCCGTCGAGTTCGTCACGGGCTACAAGTGCCAGGACTGCGACTGGGCGACGACCGACCGCGACGAATAATCGTAATCCCTTTAGGGGAATCCAGCAAAGTGGCTGGTGCGGGGTCGTGGCCTAGTCCGGGAAGGCGGCTGACTCCAGAGGCTACGTGCCCGGTGACGACGCTCCAGAGCTGATATACTGAGCGATCGACTGATCATCGATCGCGTTGATGACCCTCTGGAGTACCGAGGCGCAACCGGAGATATCAGCCGATCGGGGGTTCAAATCCCTCCGACCCCACTCCGTATAAAAGTAAAGCGGCGCTTCTTGCCGCTTGTACTCCGCCACTCCAGAGCGGTGCGTTCGGGAGGTGGTCGGCGTGAGCCGGACTCGCCGGTCTCACGACCAGCCCCTCCCGCTCATCTGTGAGTTCTGCGGGAGCACCATCGAGGACGGAGAGCAAAGCTGTCCTGCTCTCGACGAAGGGAGGTGTCGGCCGTGAGCTCCGAGTCCGTTATCGGCGACACCGGCCACACGGAAGTCCGAAAGGACTCGGAGTTCATCTGTCCGCGCTGCCTCGCACGCTGCACTGAGTCGCCCAACAAGCCTATCGAGTACGGTCACTACGAGGGATGTCCTCGTCGAGACGACGATCTCCCGTGGGTCGGCTGTCGTACCTACAAGCCTGAGAAGGATCCGCTGCTAAAGGGATCACCCGAGGTCGCTGCCGACGGTGGCCGCCTCACTTGTGACGACTGCGGCGATGATATCGATCCCGACCAGCACAAGATCCAGATCCGGATCAACCAGCATCATCTGGACCTCTGCGCTGACTGCCAGAGCGAGTACAGGGCCGACCGGCAGTATGCTCCCGTCACCGACGGAGGTGAGCAGCAGTGACCTGGCCTGTCGAGGTCGACGACTGGGAGTTCCACCCGATCCCCCAGTCGTGGATCGAGCACGGTGTCGACGCCGACGCCGGCCAGAAACCCCGCGTCTACGCCGTCAGCGCGGCGACCGAGTACGGCGGCCGGATGCTTCAGATCCGGTACGCTCACCCCACCGAGCCCTACGTCATCCGCTACTCTCACGAAGGATACGAAGGCGAGAACGGCATCGTTCCTGCTGCGCTTTCCGATCGCCAGAGTGAGTGGCCACGTTCGCTCGTTCCAGCTACCGAACCGTCCGACGCGATTCGGGACTGCGAGTGGGATCACTTGCAAACGCTGTGGGGGGACCGCGTCGGGCGAATCCCCACACCTGACGACGCTGACGACCAACGGCTCATCGCTGACGGAGGACAGGTCGCGGAAGTTGATCGCACCGAGTTCCCGCGGCTGAAGGCCGATATTGGAGAAGACCCGGCTCGGTGGCTTGCACCGCAGACGGACATGGATCCGACACCACGGATCCGTGGCATCAGCGAGCCCGAGGTCGCCGCCGCGTGGCTCGCAGTCGCTCGCCGCCTTGGCGTCGATGGCGACGTCCGCGACAAGATCAAGC
This genomic interval from Halomicrobium urmianum contains the following:
- a CDS encoding GNAT family N-acetyltransferase; its protein translation is MPEAGVERVDDESLEPALSVRRAVFVEEQGVPEDRERDGRDAAAVHFLACEAGDPVGTARLRRVDDATGKVERVAVLPDHRGEGWGRRLMAAVEDEARRRGLDRLRLHAQTSVEGFYRALDYQTTSDVFEEAGIPHVEMETELR
- a CDS encoding plastocyanin/azurin family copper-binding protein, with amino-acid sequence MDRRQYLARVGSGLVVGTGALAGCTSPGAEEATETEAGGEETEPEATEAEGTPTEGVETARNETNGNESAGGTGGGGSEVAMITEGQDYIFDPIGLYVEPGATVTWVNESGSHSSTAYTEDNPQSEVNRIPEGAEGWNSGTLTDEGAEFMHTFDTEGTYDYYCIPHKTLGMVGRIVVGEPSGFEDDPPDGAVPSEQRIVDEGAVAAGDFEG
- a CDS encoding RidA family protein, with the translated sequence MDRVRVSTGTDWEPRVGYSRAIRTGDHVHVAGTTATDDDGAVVAPGDPEAQTQRALEIIEAALAGAGADRSDVVRTRLFVTDVDDWEAIGEVHGEYFGDVRPAATMVEVERLIDPDAVVEIEATAIVGERRDCGT
- the guaB gene encoding IMP dehydrogenase; this encodes MANEPEPFSEKLRVPEALTFDDVLLRPKESRVEPDEADTTTRVSTNVTLNVPVLSAAMDTVTESDLAIAMARHGGLGVLHQNMDVDQMVAEIERVKRADELIIRDVVTAEPDQTVREVDEMMSRQGVSGAPVVDEDDEVLGIISGTDIRPYLEVGEEDQVSEAMTDEVITAGEDVTPREALELMYEHKIERVPIVDDDDRLIGLVTMQGILQRREYDQAARDEDGRPIAGAAVGPFEVDRAEAADEAGVDVLFIDCAHAHNLNVIESAREIKETVDADVVVGNIGTREAAEDVVDFADGVKVGIGPGSICTTRVVTGAGMPQITAVSQVADVASQHDVPVIADGGIRYSGDAIKAIAAGADAVMLGSYFAGTDEAPGRVITMNGKKYKQYRGMGSVGAMSEGSGERYLKEEEEDEEFVPEGVEAATPYKGPLADELHQLVGGMQSGMGYVGAETIPEFKERAEFVRVSAAGQQESHPHDVMITDEAPNYSPDDA
- a CDS encoding DUF5794 domain-containing protein, encoding MSSSQHPVALALERRVGGATRLLATVMLLPLLDGVFVAVVLAGGLTTVTGIVEVGLLVFGGSATLAVILAEMEGSPKRMAVSILTVGAVVIAGAVLVAALAPTVRGLLRLEVFERFAAVIILAIAGRTASARIGEWLPRPSIILLLGFVASVTPTGVSLTVQTDPALMLRAAASAGVGVAFALAAALSAPWLRNAVDIDRFRFGSAVALGVLPLSIFGVLGNAPVALAVLGVTTLLSFDPQRARERDAEWDPDHVDVTAAFADGGASQGVGHDEADSEPHPTVDVDEEVEEDVDEDRLPWL
- a CDS encoding DUF5795 family protein; this translates as MTENRVVQGRMVTPESLAELIEDEDVLDAEDIEDADRECPDCGGDVIAVGYMPSAVEFVTGYKCQDCDWATTDRDE